One region of Acropora muricata isolate sample 2 chromosome 13, ASM3666990v1, whole genome shotgun sequence genomic DNA includes:
- the LOC136895898 gene encoding gamma-aminobutyric acid receptor subunit beta-like, with product MWLCTAISAILLVSTISSNEVSLNKSTLGRLFADYDKDVRPSKGIEPLLVEVDLYVESFANIAEADMEYTLFGYLRHYWTDKRFAGKDQEPILLMGSTLENAWMPDTYISNSRESNLRLKDSEAQSSLLVSPDGLLFYSKGVKIVASCDMRLEDFPMDTQQCELILSSYGHTVKDVIYNWRRDEVVVEKKEIAQFDLKSVQLNSSNASYISGNFSKLVIKFTFKRRMGYYLIQVYLPDSLVVAISWIVFWLEQDDMGGRVGLGITTILTIMFLLGSVNMSLPRVSYPKAIDWFLIGSFLMVFLVLVECIIVYILRPNKGGMNDISDRSTGSTDLRLPNNDANEDVTANGIGREPFQALKKRQVVILEKVLSNSEPVIPKTSGFNSKTPFLSEKDVEEEVMEKYSTHAQSDKNFKAFRECPPCRIAEIIDYSCRFLFPLCFVVFNVLYWRHYLKE from the exons ATGTGGCTGTGTACGGCGATCTCTGCGATCCTCCTTGTTTCCACTAT CAGTTCAAACGAGGTGTCTTTAAACAAAAGTACGTTGGGTCGTCTGTTTGCAGACTATGATAAGGATGTTCGACCAAGCAAAGGAA TTGAGCCTTTGCTAGTAGAGGTTGACTTGTATGTTGAATCATTTGCTAATATTGCTGAAGCTGACATG GAATATACTTTGTTTGGTTACTTACGGCACTATTGGACAGACAAGCGATTTGCAGGTAAAGATCAAGAGCCTATTCTTCTCATGGGCTCGACCCTTGAGAATGCTTGGATGCCCGACACCTACATCAGTAATTCCAGAGAATCAAATTTACGCCTCAAAGACTCAGAAGCACAGAGTTCTCTTCTCGTTTCTCCGGATGGATTACTTTTTTATTCAAAAGG GGTGAAGATCGTGGCTTCCTGTGACATGCGTCTGGAGGACTTTCCCATGGACACTCAACAGTGCGAGCTGATCCTCTCAAGTT ATGGTCACACTGTGAAAGATGTCATTTACAACTGGAGGAGAGATGAAGTCGTTgttgagaaaaaagaaatagctCAGTTTGATTTGAAAAGTGTCCAATTGAATTCCTCTAATGCGTCATATATATCCG GAAACTTTTCCAAGCTTGTGATCAAGTTCACCTTCAAACGCCGCATGGGTTATTATCTAATTCAAGTCTATCTCCCAGATTCCTTAGTGGTCGCAATCAGTTGGATTGTGTTCTGGTTGGAACAAGACGACATGGGCGGCCGTGTTGGCCTGGGTATCACTACGATACTCACAATTATGTTTTTGCTCGGTTCCGTGAACATGTCCCTTCCTCGAGTGAGCTACCCCAAGGCCATTGATTGGTTCCTTATAGGCTCATTTCTGATGGTATTTCTTGTATTGGTGGAGTGCATTATCGTGTATATACTCCGACCAaacaaaggtggaatgaatgaTATTAGTGATAGATCAACTGGATCAACTGACTTGCGACTACCGAATAATGACGCTAACGAG GATGTAACAGCCAATGGTATTGGCAGAGAGCCCTTTCAAGCCTTGAAGAAACGCCAGGTGGTTATCCTCGAAAAAGTTTTGAGTAACAGTGAGCCTGTAATTCCGAAGACCAGCGGATTCAACAGTAAAACTCCTTTTTTGTCAGAAAAAGATGTCGAGGAAGAGGTGATGGAAAAATATTCTACGCATGCCCAGTCGGACAAAAACTTCAAAGCTTTTAGAGAATGTCCTCCGTGTAGGATTGCGGAGATTATTGATTACAGCTGCCGATTTTTGTTTCCGTTGTGCTTTGTCGTGTTTAACGTTCTTTATTGGCGCCACTACCTAAAGGAATGA